The genomic stretch GCGATGTTCAGCGGCTCAACTAAACAATCCAAGGTAAACAGGAGCAACaggaaagaacaaaaaaacaaaaaaacaggttCTTCTATCTGCTCAGGACCTATGCATAAGAAGCAAGCTTATAAAACGACACCTGGTTTAAAGAACACAGTAAGGCCATAACTCACTGAGCAGATGAGGTGATGTGTGTGGCTGTTTTAGTGTACCATTGCCCTTTGTAGcccaatattttatttttatttccattcatATAAGTTTTACCACTGGTATACCTGCTGAAGCAAAGACCCACTTTTCCTCAAAATTTGTCATCACTATATCAGGGCTTTGACAGCAACACCGACTTGGATTGCATAGAGAACGATGACGGGAGCCTTTATGAGAATCAAGACATCAGATGAAAAAGGAGAATATGGGCATCAAGGTCAGCTGGCTTCTCTGGACAGCAGACGTATATCTGGTAGATTACATCCTGGTGGATACTAAAGTCACACGGCCATTTCAGAGCACAGAAAAATAACCTTGAATACTTCTGATAACACCACCTACGCTCTCTCCTGGGTAAATAACATTCCTCCTTTGTTTACCccgctttaaaaaaaaaaaacctaattaaCGGGAAGTCAGACAAACAATGGaacatacaatataataatttCCATGCAACCAGTTCAACCGGTCCTAAACAAACCATTACTATTTCTTTGCCATCTTCTATTATGTACAAATTACATACACTCTTTAAGATGCAGCTACCTGTACAgacgtacatacacacatgctcaaCAGAAGTGCTGCCTCTGTCTTTAAGACACTCTGACACATTAGGAAGCACAGTGAACATACCAATAATATATAAACAGTTTcctcaaagagaaaaacagctgTGACTCAATACATATGTACATCCATCATAACTATACTGACCACATCATTATTGCCATTTGTGTCCAGAAAGGACTTTTGTACTCACCAGACATTATCGAATGGCCGCAGCATTAATTCGGTGTAATTTCGCAACTGATACGGTttatttagaaaagaaaaagcactgGATCTTCTCAAAGATATATTATTTCTCTATAAGTTAGGTTTTCCTCTGTAATGTTTGAACATTTGAACCCACTGAACACACCCTAGGCAAGTGTCCCGTCACATCAAATCAAAGGCATTAGCTGATAAAAGACTAAATGAAGAGGAGAGCAACAGTACTATTGCAGACCCAGAGGCATGGGTTTCAGTGAATAGAACACTGctataaacaaaagaaaaggcaGGCATTCCTAAAATGAACAGTACAAGCATTCAGACAAACTCCAGCATGCTTGAGCTCACAGCAGCGTCATGCGTATATTTAATGAGCTAATCAACCAATTTAGACAAACCAGAACCCTCAGTAACATACAGGGTCCGGAGGGTGTCGACCCTCAGCTGAGCTTttggagagggggggggggcttgaTCTTAAACTGAGATTCGTATGTAtgcactgatgtgtttttggtaTAAAAATCATCATGATTCCGATGTCTGACCAACAAGAGATGTTGAGATTTGAGCTTAAACCAacagttgaattttttttttttttttttttttaatcacaagaTTAGCACacagaaatatttttgttttgaaacaaacacaatgaaaataaataaggtTAGTGTGTGTGCAAAGAACTGCAAAGTCTCCGTCcttttatgtatattttctgGGGATACTTGATacgagtgtttgtgtgtgcgatatgcatacacacaaatacaaaatccCCTCTGTGGTGGGACTCAGCTTATGTCCTCCTCTTGGTCAGGGAGCATCATTttctgaaagagaaaatgtaaaagaatgaaaaatctCCAGCCAATGTGAGGGGTGAAATGCTAAATGActactagtgtgtgtgtgtgtctctgtgtgtgtgtgtgcgtctttACCTCTGTGAGGTTATTGTGGCGGCGGGCGGCGACTTGTGTGCGTAAGTGCAGGCTGGCCGGTGCGGGCTCTGTGGCGCTGTAGGCTCTCCAGAATGCTCTCAGCCAACAGTTTGACATCTTTGTGCGTCTGTGGGTGTGTATGAACTTGCTCAAGCTGCTGTAGGCCGCCTTCCTCCAACAACATGCTGCAGTAGCGAGCggctgcagacacacaggtTCACACGATATCAATATGTGAGAAAGTAACTGCCTTATCTGATGTCAGTAAAAGGAAGTGTGAAGTGTATATTACCAGAATCACACTTAGttttgtatgtgcatgtatgtatttgtgtctcACCGTTCTTGCTGCAGACATGTTGCATGGCCCAGGCAGCCCACAGCTGGACACCAGGGGTGTGAAAGCACTCCAGTAGGGGAAAGAAGGGGTTAAATGACCTACAGAATGAAAGACGATAAGAATATATTTACTATGTATGTCAGAAGTTTATGCTATGGTTTTGACAATTTGATTGTCTATAGCCTTATTAGAAcaactcacacaaacataaataaataaaacataaagttAAGTATGcagaacattttacagacttgTTTTTCAAGGTGTCCTCTTAAAACAGATCATTTGAATTCATCTGTCAGAAAGACCCCAAATCGTCATTTTATCACTCGAGCAagtgtttatttctgttatttttgtttattctcCTTTTGTCAGTAATACTAGATAAAGGTTTTGGTCATAATGATTAATAAGTCTAATCTCACCATCATATAAGGCTAAATGTCTCTTAAATCCATGAAAAAGTTCAGATGCACTTTGAGCATCTTATTGACAACCTGTTCAATGGTGCATTTAAGAAACACCTGATAACTCAGCTCTTCTGTAAACACCTCAACACTTAAGCTATGAACTTACTTCCTTTAATGTAATCGATTCCCTTCTTTATAAATACTATGGAGAAACTGCATCTCACCTGTAGGCCACCATCTCACACTCTGGTGCGGGCCACTTCATAATAACGGAATGCTGGAGagacacacaaatgcatgaGACTCAAAAACCAACTTTTcaaaaaacatgcatatttATGTGCATGATGCTCATTCCTACCAGTTGTTCCAACAGTGATGATCGAAGATCGGGACTGAGCTTCCAGGCCTTCTCTCCTCGGGACGTCAGATGTGCGAGGATGCCTGCGGCGAAGTAGCTCACCTCCACCTCTGAGCTGTGCAGCAGAGTGCTGATGTGGTCCAGGAAGCCCTGCACCATCAGCTCTCCGTGCAGCTCCCCGACCTCCGCTATGTTGTTCTACACAACAAAGGGCGAATAGGGAATAATGATATCTTTATATTGTTAATTTATTCAATATTCAGTTTTTCTACAGGGTATATAAAAAAGCAGTTAACTCACCAACAGACCTAGAACCTTCTGCTGAATAGAGGACTCATTGGGGAAGGACTGCAGAGAGGgttgggggaggagggggtggtaTGGATACAAAACAACAGTGAGTCAGCCGGCCCAACAGGCATACATACTTAAACAAACCAACATGTGATTAAGGGTGATGATTAACTAGCACAGTAATCAGCTTTAAGCTGTTTTGTACGTATGCTTATCGTTTATTTACATGAACATGCTGACATGTCAGTGTACCTCTAGAACTTTAATGAACAGGTCCAGTCCCTGGTTCTCGATGAAATGGCGGCAAGTTGTTGGCGATTCATCGGTAAGATTCCAGAGTGCGCTGAGTGTAAATTTGAGGGTGGCGTCCACCGTGCCCTGAGTAGCCTTCTGACGCACAATGTGGAGCAGTTGCTGCGGGCGGAAAAGAGCATATTTGCATTGAAAATTTGGCTTTTTCGGTAAATTAGTTAAAGGCAGAGAGAATACAGCAGAGATGAGAATCTTACCTTGACTATGGACAGCTCTTCTCCAAGCTGAGCCGTCTGCTCTGTGGACAACTGGGAAAGACAAACATCTAAGAGTTTAACTCGACACGTGTATAGAATGCATGAACAACTACATGTGTGATATTAACACATCTACGCAATATATACCTTAGCAGCCAGTATGGAAATGATAGCCACAGCCATCCTCTGCATGTTCTGGTCTTCATGGTTGCAGAGCCACTGCATCACTAGTTTGGCAGCTTCGAACCTTGAtaacaggaagtgaaagaaaaacatttctattaTAATCATACAGTTCTTTTGGCAGAtttggttttatgttttaactaAATGTGTATTTCTCACCTGTTAAAAGGGACCTCCTGCAAAATGCGATCACTgcacagagacagcagacaATTCTTCTGCAGCTGAAGACAGAGAAACCAGAACAGGCATCAGTGCAAAACCTCAAACTCTGACTACAATGAGCTCACAAGATCTCTAAACATACTCTCCTCATCAGTTCTGTTTTACTCCACAGTGTTAATAAAAGGTATGTACAGAAATATTCTATCATGTCTGATGTAGAGCCTGTGCAGGGCAAAACAGTAGTTATCTTGGTCTATGCAATTCTGTagttaaaaacatattaaagttAACATTATGTATGCTGTTTTTCTTGTGCCCCTTTTATTCAGTTGCATTTGTATtgctcttttattttgttttaataccACATCCTGTATCATTATGCATAAGCCATTTGACTTTACATGTTACTTTCTGCAATAACTAATCCATAATACAGTTCTAACCAGATCCCTGCGTTTGGTTCCAGTGAAGGCTACACTGattaacatttgttttactgGTTAACAAAACACCCAATGGACCTGAACTGCActatgttttatatttgcatgTATAAAACCCTTATTGCCATGgtaaagaaagcaaaaaaaaggaagctgtacttttttgttgttgtggggTGTTCCCCAACACAACAGGATTTTCAGGTTATCACAATTTAATGATGGTATGTGGGTGTTTCCCAACCTACAGAGAGATGGAAAGTCCTACTGGTGTTCCAGCATGTGCACCTGCATGCTTACCCTCTAACCCCAGACAACCCCAGATCACACTCGAATTATTACTTCTGTCTTGTTTGTGACCAACTGCAGCTGAGGATTTTGTTGCTTCATGTATGTTATGTCTGAAACTTATTTATCCAAACAAGAAGGTTCTGTGCAAATGAATATTTACACAGGTGGCTGAAATACTTCAGGGTAAAAAGTCTGAAGTGTAAACCTAACTTTAACAcctaatattttttaacatgatGCTTTTTACAAGTCTTTCACTCTGCACAGCTCTGGGAATCTACAGTTGTACTCAACAAGTACATAAACATGAATTACCCACAGGGATAACAAAATTCATAAAACTACCTGTTGGTGGTTGGGGAAAGTCCTCATGGCCTCCAGAAGAAGCTGAGTGACGGTACTTAACAACCGGACTGGCATTCCTGCTGCCAGGTCCTGTTTCGTCAGGTTGAACACACAGGCACTGGCTGCCAGCTGGACATTCAGAGTGGCAGGATGATTCTTCATACCTAAAACCACCAACTAGAAAACCCAAAGAGAAGAAGGAAGTTAAATTATGTTTCACTAGACAGATGAGGAACTTGTGGTGGAGAGGGGTAGGGTTTTGACACAATACTATAAATCAGCTCTATGAGGGGAGGAAATGTGGCTGacacatcaaataaatatgTGGTAATGCATGATGcataaaataattacagtaGAAATAATGACCTTAAGGATGTCAGGCCGTGGTTTCTCCATGACATGTGTGAGGCTGAACAGATGAAACAGAGCTTCTCTCACAAAACCTTCTCTCTCGCTGTAGCGACGCAGTGCCTCGCAGATCTGGGTCTCGTTGGCTTCCCCTGTTACCTgttcaaacacaacaaaaacaaaacaacggTTTAGCACACCTGAATTTGTATGCACAGTTATCAGTGTTAATGTATGCATCTATTCCTACTTTTAGGTTTCCTTCTCCAGAGAGGAAGTCAGAAAAACCAGCATCTGTGGCCAGAAGTCCCACAAAGGTCATCCCTGGTCTCTCGTCAACAAATGCCTTAACAGCGGCATCTGTCACCTGCaacatttacacattaaaaaacgTTCTCGACAACCGGTATGTTTTATTTGCAAGTTAACTGAAATACtcaaagagagacacacacctGTTTCCTCCCCGACACATCCAGGGAAACGAGAGTGGGCAGGATCCCTGGCTGTCCGAGCAGTTGACGAGCCACGTCAGAGGTAAACTGTTTATCATCACTGATATCCAGGTGCTGCACAGGCAGGGTTTCACACACACCCagcaacacgcacacacacacacaaaagcatggCTTGTGAAATCACAAAGAAAGTATTTTTctcaataaacaaatacaaacagattTAACACAAGCGCCACACTCAGCTCCACTCTTCCACAAACCTGCAATACATCCAACTGGCCAATGACTCCCAGCAGCTGAGCGGTGCTCATCTCCAGCCTTTTCAGCTGGTGTAGCGTTAGTGAGCGCAGCCTCTCCTTCAGGCCCAGCAGTGGGCTCAGGTTGGTGACTGAGGTGTTGGAGAGATCGAGGCTCTCCAGCCGAGGCAGGGAACACACGTCTACTAGCCCAGAGTCATAGAAGTCTACGTTCGCTAAAGAGAGGGAGCGCAGGCCCCGGAGGGAGCTGAAGCGATGCCGGATTGGTTCCTCCAGAGAGGACATGGTGAGACCTGTTAGGACAAGTCGCTGGAGGGACTCCTGCAGGATgtgtgaggaaaaaacaacaaacagatgaGTGCAACCACATCATATTCAGTTCATTTAGGCttaaggttttttttcccctcacattACTTGACATACTCTTACCTGACAATATTTATTGGTGGCCAGTCCCTTCAGAATATCAGGAATAGTGAGGTCTGCATTGACCCTGGCAGCATCCAGCTCCAGTAATCTATGAGGACAGAGCGCTCTCTTGAAGGCCTCTGCAGATATACGAGCAGTACGGATGCACGCTCGCCTCAGCCGCAGGTATTCACAGTTCCGAAACACACCCACTGTGCTGTCATTCAACAGACCTGTAGTGGACCAAACTCATGTTAAGGTGCAACTTTGGGATTTCAGTAGGACCGAACAGAACTGAGCCTTGCACAAGTCTACCTCTGCTTATCTAGAGCTGAGTTTTGGTTTGTATGATAACATAACATCAGATTCAGTGGCTCAaagattttacacatttttcttaatttagAAGGCTATGGAAGAGGATTTTGAACATCGTTCAGGAGATGTATGCAATTTAAGaagtttcattttcatcaagggTTAAACAGAaggttttcattttgtaaaaagcAGACTATAAATTGGAGTTTTAGTCTTGTGGTTGTGTAGAGTCAGAAATCACCAACTTTCGTCATTCAGGAGTGTTTTTGGAGGTTACCTTCAGTGGCCATCTTGGCCAGCAGCTGGTCTGCCAGCTCCTGTGGGAAGAGTACAGCCTCTCTGAAGCACAGAGAGGCATCGGGACGCTTCACACAGAAACGCTCCAGGTTCTGGCTCACATAGGTGAGGCACAGGTCTGTCAGAGACGCTGGAGATGCCTCATCCTGAAGACAAAAGCAAgatgtttgttgatgtttgacATAACCACATGTTGTAGTGACTGAGCACAGAAACATACCTCACCTGAACTTTTCTTCATTGTATATTTTACTCTTACTTATTCTTACTTTGGGTATTGTAGAGCACATCGGTTCAATATTGACATTCTAAACATAGCTGTTCATCTGTTGTACTCAATAGTACATAGACACGAATTACAAGAATAACAACATTCCTAGCAATGTAATAAAAAACTGACTAGTGAAGATATCAACTGTGTTTATGGCTTTTGTTAGCTCATCAAGATAGTTTCCTATAAGtatctgtgtgaatgtgtgtgctgGAAAACTGTGCCTCAGGTGTGTGGAACCTGCTAAATATAATCATCTTAGTTGGCTTCTCTATTATCGATTAGAACAGCAACATGGCATGCAAAAGATATTTGTGTTGTTATATTCCAACCACGGGAATTCATTCTTCTATGGAAAACTCTAATGTAATTTCAACCCTAATTTCTGGCTAAAACTGGAGTGTTGTTGTGCTTACGataactgactgactggttCCTTTTTCAAACTTCTCTGTACTAGGAAACCGTGTGTGTAAAGCCTGCAAACTACAGAGCACAGACACATAACTCACACAAGTTACCTGGAGACGAAAGTGAAACTCACCGTGTTTAGGATACTGCAGGCCATGGTTTAAAAAAGTCTAGCGTTAGTTGTAGCTTATGCAACAGAGACTGGTGTCTTCctccttaaaaaacaaaacgcAGGTGTCTTTGCGTGCTGGCCGTCGAGCGGCTCCGTTTTCAGTCGTTTCAGTTTGCAGCGATCACCTGTCTGAGAGTCTGTTGTTATACTAATCTACTGGACAGCAAACAGGAGCACAGGACGACGAGCTAGTCAGCTAGCTCACTTGTTGTTTCCTCCGTTGCGGAAAATCGCTCTCTGAGAAAAAATGTTGACAGCTGTCTGCTGTGCAGgaattcatgtttaaaatatatcGACAAATCAATGCAGCGACCGAAGAAAGGACCCGGGTGGAGAATATAGTTTCCACAGCGGGCAGCTAGGTCTATTTTTGACTAGACATACAGTAAAGGTCACAGCACTGGAAGTACATTACTCAGGGGGCTGGACTACGGAAGCCCGTTAGGAGGGATGGTTATGGACCCCGGAAGAGTTTATCTGCTGAAGAGACGCATGACCAAGTCAGGATTAAGTCCCTTTTCTGTTTTATCAAAGGAAAACGATTACAGTTGTAATTATAGTGCGTTTTAATAACAACCCGAAGTTAAGGGCAGGCATCTgttgtgagttttttttaactcaggAAACGCTTTTGTAACATCGCTCATTCATCCCACTGCAAGGTCACAAGCAACAGTGGAGGTAGTGGGCACTAAGCCTTCGGCACATGTGTTTGCTGTACATTTAAAGGGCAGAAGCGCAAGTTGAAGCATGGCTGGACTCATAAACTTTGAAGATGAGAATGAGGTGAAACAGTTTCTGGACAATTTGGGAGTGGAGTACAGCTTCCAGTGCTACAAAGAGAAGGATCCTGAAGGTAAAAACCCTGCTCAGTGGTGCTGAAAGCCCCCAGCTGGAGATGAGGATGAGTGAATTGTGTTTGATAACTTTGCCTTGTTGTTTAAGATGTCCTTTCTTCTGTCACATGTCTTTCTTAGGGTGCCAAAGGCTCGCCGATTACTTGGAAGGGGTGAAGAAAAACTACGAATCCACGGCACAAGTGCTCAAACATAACTGTGAGACAAATGGTTTTGGAGAGAGCTGCTATAAACTGGGAGCTTACCATATCACAGGCAAAGGTACACCTGCAATGTGGCTTATTGGTTGACACATTACTGTGACATGAAGTACTCAAGCAAAGTCCTTAATGTTATTTTAGATCTTGACTTTtatgtttgtactgtatttactgGTTACAGCACAATATGAGGTTTTACAAGCAAAACATATGGTACCATCATAAAGTTTGGTGCTTTGTTGGAGTTTTATATGGGGTACTAACCGGACCACTTACAACATAGAAATGTGTGTTGAAATGATTAGTTAGctgattttaaagaaattaatcaaatttaTATTGTGATCAgataaatgctttaaaaaaacatttgctgtttgatgctgttgaggattttcttgttttactaTTTAAGCATGACAACAGTTTGGCCTCTGGTGgcttgtgatggacattttgtttattttttaaaatattttttagacttaacatttaattaaaaaaacaatctatgtatttattatcATTCAGGGGAGGGATGTGAGTACTTAGATTACTTCTTTAGAGTGCTAAGATCTCCATCAATCTCCTAAATCTTTGCACCAGGTGGAGTGACTGAATGTCTGCAAAAAGCCTACTCCTGCTTCATCCGCTCCTGTAATGCTGGAGGAAAGAAGTCCATAGATGCCTGTCATAACGTCGGCCTGTTAGCTCACGATGGACGAGCTATGGAAGGACAACCGGACCTTACGGCAGCTCGGCAGTACTATGAGAAGGCCTGCGCGGGTGGCTTTGCTCCTTCCTGCTTTAACCTCAGTGCTCTTTTCATTGAGGGTAACTCCAAAGGGTTGCCACCAG from Thunnus albacares chromosome 9, fThuAlb1.1, whole genome shotgun sequence encodes the following:
- the zyg11 gene encoding protein zyg-11 homolog; this encodes MACSILNTDEASPASLTDLCLTYVSQNLERFCVKRPDASLCFREAVLFPQELADQLLAKMATEGLLNDSTVGVFRNCEYLRLRRACIRTARISAEAFKRALCPHRLLELDAARVNADLTIPDILKGLATNKYCQESLQRLVLTGLTMSSLEEPIRHRFSSLRGLRSLSLANVDFYDSGLVDVCSLPRLESLDLSNTSVTNLSPLLGLKERLRSLTLHQLKRLEMSTAQLLGVIGQLDVLQHLDISDDKQFTSDVARQLLGQPGILPTLVSLDVSGRKQVTDAAVKAFVDERPGMTFVGLLATDAGFSDFLSGEGNLKVTGEANETQICEALRRYSEREGFVREALFHLFSLTHVMEKPRPDILKLVVLGMKNHPATLNVQLAASACVFNLTKQDLAAGMPVRLLSTVTQLLLEAMRTFPNHQQLQKNCLLSLCSDRILQEVPFNRFEAAKLVMQWLCNHEDQNMQRMAVAIISILAAKLSTEQTAQLGEELSIVKQLLHIVRQKATQGTVDATLKFTLSALWNLTDESPTTCRHFIENQGLDLFIKVLESFPNESSIQQKVLGLLNNIAEVGELHGELMVQGFLDHISTLLHSSEVEVSYFAAGILAHLTSRGEKAWKLSPDLRSSLLEQLHSVIMKWPAPECEMVAYRSFNPFFPLLECFHTPGVQLWAAWAMQHVCSKNAARYCSMLLEEGGLQQLEQVHTHPQTHKDVKLLAESILESLQRHRARTGQPALTHTSRRPPPQ
- the LOC122988746 gene encoding cytochrome c oxidase assembly factor 7, with amino-acid sequence MAGLINFEDENEVKQFLDNLGVEYSFQCYKEKDPEGCQRLADYLEGVKKNYESTAQVLKHNCETNGFGESCYKLGAYHITGKGGVTECLQKAYSCFIRSCNAGGKKSIDACHNVGLLAHDGRAMEGQPDLTAARQYYEKACAGGFAPSCFNLSALFIEGNSKGLPPDMTQAFKYANRACELGHVWGCANASRMYKLGDGTEKNDKKAEELKNRARELHGLEKERQLKFGE